One Pleurocapsa sp. PCC 7327 DNA segment encodes these proteins:
- a CDS encoding response regulator — MRSDRSQEQTPLILVADDDRATRLLLKLAMEEEGYRVVEAKDGEQCLAAFTRWQPDMVLLDAIMPEMDGFTCCQRLRQLPGSTNKPILIITALDDQDSIDRAFAAGATDYITKPIYWAVLAQRVRRLLATSQALKQFEHLRQQFEQQQQWKRLFETIAQRLSQPFDLRQLLDATVTELRSIAGVERVVLYQQRRRLGMRLVFESVAPGYPSIEPIPLEIIGLESQYQTQYEQGHIVALSDLALAELSPETREQWERLNIKAALMVPIIVREQFWGLVCAHQCQTTRPWEAWEIEQFSFLGYLLAGAIYQALLRHQLSTNR, encoded by the coding sequence GTGAGAAGCGATCGGTCTCAAGAGCAAACGCCACTTATCCTGGTAGCAGACGACGATCGCGCGACTCGCCTATTATTGAAGTTGGCGATGGAGGAAGAAGGATATCGCGTCGTAGAAGCCAAGGATGGAGAACAGTGCTTGGCGGCATTTACTCGCTGGCAACCCGATATGGTGTTGTTAGATGCCATCATGCCGGAAATGGACGGATTCACTTGCTGTCAGCGATTGCGCCAGTTGCCCGGTAGCACGAATAAACCTATCCTCATCATTACCGCCCTCGACGATCAAGACTCCATCGATCGCGCCTTTGCTGCGGGGGCAACCGACTACATTACCAAACCGATTTATTGGGCAGTGCTAGCACAGCGAGTCAGGCGCTTGCTGGCAACCAGCCAAGCCTTAAAACAGTTTGAGCATCTCAGGCAGCAATTCGAGCAGCAGCAACAATGGAAAAGATTGTTTGAAACTATTGCCCAGCGATTATCCCAACCTTTCGATCTGCGGCAGTTGCTTGATGCTACCGTTACCGAGCTGCGCAGCATCGCTGGGGTGGAACGAGTCGTCCTCTATCAACAACGTAGGCGACTCGGTATGCGGCTTGTATTTGAATCCGTCGCACCCGGTTATCCTTCTATCGAACCCATTCCTCTAGAAATCATCGGGCTGGAGTCGCAATATCAAACCCAATACGAGCAAGGTCATATCGTGGCGCTCTCCGATCTCGCTCTAGCCGAACTGTCCCCGGAAACCAGAGAGCAGTGGGAGCGATTGAATATTAAAGCTGCATTGATGGTTCCCATCATCGTGCGCGAACAATTCTGGGGGCTAGTTTGCGCCCACCAGTGTCAAACCACTCGCCCTTGGGAAGCTTGGGAAATCGAGCAGTTTTCTTTTCTCGGTTATTTACTCGCAGGCGCTATCTACCAAGCTTTACTCAGACATCAGCTCTCCACCAATCGGTAA
- a CDS encoding GIY-YIG nuclease family protein: MSTQTEIPPLKSLEYIPYLGENGGIEEDFSRKIGIYAIFNREKVLQFVGYSRDIYVSLKQHLVRQPQNCYWLKVQTITRPSRTVLEEMRKAWIAENGTIPPGNSTDEAKWTQAIDAKLAMTETEKAEYKQGTELEKIRLLKKIARRVEEEIQGQLKNRGVEMDIRFNPKLKEQGLLDLK; this comes from the coding sequence ATGTCTACTCAAACAGAAATTCCTCCTCTAAAGAGTCTAGAATATATTCCTTATCTAGGCGAAAATGGTGGTATCGAAGAAGATTTTTCAAGAAAAATTGGCATTTACGCTATCTTTAACCGTGAAAAAGTTCTACAATTTGTTGGCTATTCTCGCGATATATATGTGAGTCTAAAACAGCATTTAGTGCGACAACCTCAAAATTGCTATTGGCTCAAAGTACAAACTATTACTCGTCCTAGCCGTACAGTTCTAGAAGAAATGCGTAAGGCATGGATAGCAGAAAATGGCACAATTCCTCCTGGCAATAGTACCGACGAAGCTAAATGGACGCAGGCGATCGATGCCAAACTCGCGATGACAGAGACAGAAAAAGCCGAATACAAGCAGGGTACGGAATTAGAAAAAATCAGATTACTCAAAAAAATAGCGCGGCGAGTCGAAGAAGAAATTCAAGGACAACTTAAAAATCGTGGCGTTGAAATGGATATTCGCTTTAATCCCAAACTGAAAGAGCAAGGATTGTTGGATCTCAAGTAG
- a CDS encoding NYN domain-containing protein, with translation MADVTEQVHSFQNLNRGRVAIFIDGSNLFYSALQLGIEINYTKLLHRLTAGAKLLRAFFYTGIDPTNEKQHNFLLWMRRNGYRVITKEITQFPDGSKKANLDVELAVDMMTLANSYDTAILVSGDGDLAYVVNALSYRGVRIEVVSLRSMTSDSLINVADSYIDLNTIKEDIQKTSNFEL, from the coding sequence ATGGCAGACGTTACCGAACAGGTGCATAGTTTTCAGAACCTAAATCGCGGTCGAGTTGCCATTTTTATTGATGGGTCAAATTTATTTTATTCGGCTTTGCAATTAGGTATTGAAATTAACTATACTAAATTACTTCACCGTTTGACGGCTGGTGCTAAATTATTACGCGCTTTTTTTTATACGGGAATCGATCCAACTAATGAAAAGCAACACAATTTTCTGCTCTGGATGCGTCGAAATGGCTATCGAGTAATCACTAAAGAAATCACTCAGTTTCCAGACGGTTCTAAAAAAGCCAATTTGGACGTAGAACTTGCCGTGGACATGATGACTTTAGCCAATTCTTACGATACAGCTATTTTAGTTAGCGGAGATGGAGATTTGGCTTATGTGGTGAATGCTCTTAGCTATCGAGGAGTTCGGATCGAAGTTGTTAGTTTGCGTTCCATGACTAGCGATAGCCTAATCAATGTGGCTGACTCTTATATCGACCTCAATACGATAAAAGAAGATATTCAGAAAACTTCTAACTTTGAACTTTGA
- a CDS encoding Mo-dependent nitrogenase C-terminal domain-containing protein: protein MKNFTSHNFNFNIEPLHQVRQWLESIEINSDRLARVLCRLIPARCPFEREIKLFNRTVLHIPPLCKLNPFYEQLVELRFKALCYLADECHEDITLYC from the coding sequence ATGAAAAATTTTACTTCTCATAATTTTAATTTCAACATCGAACCATTACACCAGGTACGCCAGTGGTTAGAATCCATAGAAATTAATAGCGATCGATTGGCTCGTGTATTGTGCCGGCTAATTCCTGCCCGCTGTCCTTTTGAAAGAGAAATTAAACTTTTCAATCGCACAGTACTACACATACCACCCCTTTGCAAGCTCAATCCTTTCTACGAACAATTAGTCGAACTAAGATTTAAAGCTCTCTGCTATTTGGCAGATGAATGTCATGAAGATATAACCCTATATTGCTAA
- a CDS encoding response regulator codes for MTVRHILIVDDDEDIRDVAQVALEVVGGWQVSMASSGSEGLQIAATQQPDAILLDVMMPDMDGIETFQKLQANPATAQIPVILLTAKVQASDRQRFVGLKVAGTIPKPFKTMTLANSVAEILGWED; via the coding sequence GTGACAGTCAGACACATTCTGATCGTTGACGATGACGAGGACATCCGAGACGTGGCGCAAGTCGCCCTGGAAGTCGTGGGCGGTTGGCAGGTATCGATGGCAAGTTCGGGGAGCGAGGGGCTGCAAATAGCCGCAACCCAACAGCCAGATGCGATTCTCTTGGATGTTATGATGCCGGATATGGACGGCATCGAGACTTTTCAGAAGCTACAAGCGAATCCAGCCACCGCCCAGATCCCGGTAATTTTGCTAACGGCTAAGGTGCAAGCTAGCGATCGCCAACGCTTCGTCGGACTAAAGGTGGCAGGAACGATCCCCAAACCTTTCAAGACAATGACTTTAGCCAATAGCGTAGCAGAAATTTTAGGCTGGGAAGATTAA
- a CDS encoding PAS domain S-box protein, whose protein sequence is MRKLQTTKFWQMRSLPALAGLGVWIATLWLAQTLVDRDRVQILRKVESTATGASQEVTGQMRNRILALKRMAERWERQSGTPQAEWQVDATNYIRDFPGFQAIEWVDSAYYVRWIVPLAGNEAAQNLNLASEERRRFALEEARQRETVTITRTITLTQGGKGFLVYVPLFLEDGKQGTINPKSFDGFILGVFRTQSLFDTLLPQHVAPGYAIAIFDGSEEIYRRDRSKSDRQLERKWSREANVHFEGVTWRLRVYPTSTLLAEERSLLPAVVLGGGLVIGVLLAGAVRFAQKAQGYARSIKAINQQLTRERAKIQEATMLQRAILDSANYTIISTTVDGTITTFNTAAERWLGYTAAEVVGKTTPVIIHDEDEVRQRAQELSQELGVAIEPGFEAFVAKARREEPDEREWTYIRKDGSRFPVLLSVTALYDAEGNVTGFLGIGSDISDRKRAEKELARLLEREQAARADAEAARSQVTNILESIGDAFFTLDKEWRFTYINRQAELRLQRKREELLGKNVWNEFPEAVGSTFDREYHKAVSERVNVEFEEFYPPLATWFEVHAYPSKEGLSVYFHDISDRKHREEILRNITLGVSAETGEAFFQSLVQYLTKALGVEYAFVGELVEPEGDRIRIIAGCGNGQILDNFEYVLANTPCAQVVGQQPRVYPRDVGQQFPLDAYLAAIEAQSYLGAPLFDSTGHPLGLIAVLSRKPLEDTRLMEEVLTIFAVRASSEIERRRSEAELQRRHLRSQLFAELTLKIRRSLKLETILQTTVTEVQGFLEADRVLLFEIHADGSGTVVQESVVPGFPVTLGQNIVDPCFQEGYLERYRQGRVSAIDDIERADIQPCHVEFLQQFGVKANLVVPILQKEELWGLLIAHQCASPRQWSSFETELLRQLADQIGIALAQAQLLEREIRQRQEIARSQEELLVVTNALESAVEGISRLDVQGRYIYVNQAYASMVGYAPEELIGMDWQAIVHPEDREKMRAAYQKLLANGKAEMEVRALRKDGSVFDKQVVMVKVSDKQQFVGHYCFMKDISDRREIERLKDEFVSIVSHELRTPLTSILGALDLLASGVLSSQPERSQHMLNIAAKNADRLVRLINDILDIERIESGKATITKQACDAANLMTASVEVMQSMAVAAGVTLSVSPLSVRLWADPDRIVQVFTNLLSNAIKFSPPGSTVWLTAEVREKEPSYILFRVRDQGRGIPPDKIETIFGRFQQVDASDSRQKGGTGLGLAVCRSIVQHHGGQIWAESLLGEGSTFSFTLPLAQEEEIKASTHPSGPLVLVCDDDASVRSVVRMVLEHQDYQVITAASGQEAVKLAAQEQPDVILLNLMMPGMNGWETLATLKERAQTKNIPVIILSGLFPDARKATPEVSDWIVKPPDERSLLQALERILTDPNRKVKVLIVEDDADLAQILIAMFDRHGIETYHAQTGREAIQLSQQIFPDLLVLDLILPECDGFAVVDWLRQHNRLCQVPLVVYTSKDLDDSERERLKLGQTLFLTKGRITPEQFEQRVIKLLGRIIRYRKGDDNRDSQTHSDR, encoded by the coding sequence TTGAGGAAACTGCAAACGACAAAATTTTGGCAGATGCGATCGCTTCCCGCACTGGCTGGATTAGGGGTTTGGATTGCGACTCTGTGGCTCGCTCAGACATTAGTCGATCGCGATCGCGTTCAGATCCTCAGAAAAGTTGAATCGACCGCTACAGGTGCGAGTCAGGAAGTGACCGGACAGATGCGCAATCGCATTCTTGCCCTAAAGCGGATGGCAGAGCGCTGGGAACGACAAAGCGGAACTCCTCAAGCTGAATGGCAGGTAGATGCCACTAACTACATTAGAGATTTTCCTGGTTTTCAGGCGATCGAATGGGTAGACTCTGCTTATTATGTTCGTTGGATCGTCCCGCTAGCAGGCAATGAAGCTGCGCAAAACCTCAATCTCGCATCAGAGGAACGGCGGCGATTTGCCCTGGAAGAAGCTCGCCAACGGGAGACTGTAACCATCACTCGCACTATTACCCTCACACAAGGAGGTAAGGGGTTTTTAGTGTACGTTCCCCTTTTTTTAGAAGATGGGAAACAAGGGACAATTAATCCAAAATCCTTCGACGGTTTTATCCTTGGGGTTTTTCGCACTCAGTCGCTATTCGATACTCTGTTGCCCCAACATGTTGCGCCGGGATATGCGATCGCGATTTTCGACGGCAGCGAAGAAATTTACCGCCGCGATCGCTCTAAATCGGACAGGCAACTTGAGAGAAAATGGAGCCGCGAGGCAAACGTACATTTTGAGGGCGTTACCTGGCGCTTGCGAGTGTACCCAACCAGCACCCTGCTGGCTGAGGAACGCTCCCTTCTCCCCGCAGTCGTGTTGGGTGGAGGGCTAGTCATAGGCGTGCTGCTCGCCGGAGCCGTTCGTTTCGCTCAAAAAGCTCAGGGGTACGCGCGAAGCATAAAAGCTATCAATCAACAATTAACTCGCGAGAGAGCAAAAATCCAAGAGGCAACAATGCTACAGCGAGCGATTTTGGATAGCGCCAACTACACGATAATTTCTACGACGGTAGATGGCACTATAACTACCTTTAATACGGCTGCGGAGCGGTGGTTGGGATATACAGCGGCAGAGGTAGTTGGGAAAACAACCCCCGTTATCATCCACGACGAGGACGAAGTTAGGCAGCGGGCGCAAGAGCTATCTCAAGAGTTGGGAGTTGCCATCGAACCAGGATTTGAGGCTTTTGTCGCTAAGGCGCGTCGGGAAGAGCCAGACGAGCGAGAATGGACTTATATTCGCAAAGATGGCAGCCGTTTTCCCGTGCTGCTGTCAGTAACGGCTTTGTACGACGCAGAGGGGAATGTTACTGGGTTTCTCGGCATTGGCAGCGATATCAGCGATCGCAAACGGGCAGAGAAAGAACTGGCTCGGCTATTAGAGCGAGAACAAGCGGCACGGGCCGATGCAGAAGCCGCGAGAAGCCAAGTTACGAATATTCTGGAAAGTATCGGCGATGCCTTTTTTACTTTAGACAAAGAGTGGCGATTTACTTATATCAACCGACAAGCAGAATTGCGCCTGCAAAGGAAGCGAGAAGAACTTCTAGGCAAGAATGTCTGGAATGAGTTTCCCGAAGCCGTGGGTTCTACTTTCGATCGAGAATATCACAAAGCTGTCTCAGAACGAGTTAACGTCGAATTTGAGGAGTTTTATCCGCCGCTTGCTACCTGGTTTGAAGTGCATGCCTATCCATCTAAAGAAGGCTTATCGGTTTATTTCCACGACATTAGCGATCGCAAGCACAGAGAAGAAATCCTGCGCAATATTACTTTGGGCGTTTCCGCCGAGACGGGAGAAGCTTTCTTTCAGTCGCTGGTACAGTACCTCACCAAAGCGCTGGGAGTCGAATATGCCTTCGTCGGCGAGTTAGTCGAGCCAGAAGGCGATCGCATTAGGATAATTGCTGGCTGCGGCAACGGTCAAATCCTTGACAATTTCGAGTACGTCCTCGCCAATACTCCCTGCGCGCAGGTTGTGGGTCAGCAGCCAAGAGTCTATCCCCGCGACGTTGGGCAGCAATTTCCCTTAGATGCCTATCTCGCAGCAATAGAAGCTCAAAGCTATCTGGGCGCTCCACTGTTTGATTCAACGGGTCACCCTCTGGGGTTAATCGCCGTCCTCAGCCGCAAACCGCTAGAAGATACCCGTTTGATGGAAGAAGTCTTGACAATTTTTGCCGTTCGTGCTAGCTCAGAAATAGAACGCAGGCGCTCCGAAGCTGAATTGCAGCGCCGACACTTGCGATCGCAACTCTTTGCCGAACTTACCCTCAAGATTCGTCGCTCTCTGAAACTCGAAACAATTCTGCAAACCACCGTTACAGAAGTGCAGGGATTTCTGGAGGCCGATCGCGTTTTGCTCTTTGAGATTCATGCAGACGGATCGGGAACGGTGGTTCAAGAGTCGGTGGTTCCCGGCTTTCCGGTCACTCTCGGACAGAACATTGTCGATCCCTGCTTTCAGGAAGGATATCTAGAACGATACCGCCAGGGACGAGTGAGCGCGATCGACGATATCGAACGGGCTGACATCCAACCTTGCCACGTCGAATTTCTCCAGCAGTTTGGCGTGAAAGCCAACTTAGTCGTTCCCATCCTTCAAAAAGAAGAACTCTGGGGACTATTAATTGCCCATCAGTGCGCCTCCCCTCGTCAGTGGTCTAGCTTTGAAACCGAACTTCTGCGGCAGTTGGCAGACCAGATTGGCATTGCCCTAGCCCAAGCGCAACTCCTAGAACGAGAAATTCGCCAGCGTCAAGAAATAGCCCGTTCCCAAGAAGAACTGCTTGTCGTCACCAATGCCCTTGAAAGTGCGGTAGAAGGCATCTCGCGGCTAGACGTGCAAGGACGTTACATCTACGTCAACCAGGCTTACGCCAGCATGGTTGGCTATGCCCCTGAAGAGTTGATCGGCATGGACTGGCAAGCGATCGTCCATCCAGAAGACCGGGAAAAAATGAGAGCTGCCTACCAAAAGCTACTCGCTAACGGCAAAGCGGAAATGGAAGTCAGGGCATTGCGAAAAGACGGATCGGTCTTTGATAAGCAAGTTGTGATGGTCAAAGTCTCTGACAAACAGCAGTTTGTCGGGCACTACTGCTTTATGAAGGATATCAGCGATCGCCGAGAAATCGAACGGCTCAAGGATGAGTTCGTCTCTATAGTCAGCCACGAATTGCGCACTCCCCTCACTTCCATACTCGGTGCCTTGGATCTGCTTGCCAGCGGTGTCTTGAGTAGCCAACCCGAACGAAGTCAGCACATGCTCAATATTGCTGCCAAGAACGCCGATCGGTTAGTCCGCTTGATTAACGATATCCTGGATATCGAACGCATTGAATCGGGCAAAGCCACGATAACCAAACAAGCCTGCGATGCTGCTAACTTGATGACGGCTTCGGTAGAGGTCATGCAAAGCATGGCGGTTGCAGCGGGAGTCACTTTATCCGTCTCTCCTCTATCGGTTCGATTATGGGCAGATCCCGACCGAATCGTTCAAGTTTTCACGAATCTACTCAGCAATGCCATTAAATTTTCACCCCCAGGTTCTACCGTGTGGCTGACTGCCGAAGTGAGAGAGAAGGAACCGAGTTACATACTCTTTCGAGTTCGCGACCAAGGACGGGGGATTCCTCCTGATAAAATCGAGACAATCTTCGGACGCTTTCAGCAGGTCGATGCCTCTGATTCGCGTCAAAAAGGAGGGACGGGTTTGGGATTAGCTGTCTGCCGCAGCATCGTGCAGCACCACGGAGGTCAGATCTGGGCTGAGAGCCTTCTCGGAGAAGGCAGTACCTTTTCTTTCACCCTGCCTCTGGCGCAAGAAGAAGAAATAAAAGCCAGCACTCATCCTAGCGGTCCATTGGTATTAGTTTGCGATGACGATGCTTCAGTTCGTTCTGTGGTGCGAATGGTGCTAGAACATCAAGATTATCAAGTCATTACCGCCGCTTCGGGACAAGAGGCAGTCAAGCTAGCAGCGCAAGAACAACCCGATGTCATTCTCCTTAACCTGATGATGCCCGGTATGAATGGCTGGGAAACTTTAGCGACGCTAAAAGAACGCGCTCAGACGAAAAATATTCCCGTCATTATTCTCAGTGGTTTATTTCCCGATGCCAGAAAAGCGACTCCAGAAGTCAGCGATTGGATCGTTAAACCTCCAGACGAGCGATCGCTCCTCCAAGCACTGGAACGAATCTTGACCGATCCAAATAGAAAAGTTAAAGTCCTCATTGTAGAAGACGACGCAGATCTAGCACAAATCCTGATTGCCATGTTCGATCGCCATGGCATTGAGACTTACCACGCTCAGACGGGACGAGAAGCTATCCAATTGAGTCAGCAAATTTTTCCCGATCTGTTGGTGCTCGATCTCATTCTGCCAGAATGCGATGGCTTTGCCGTAGTAGACTGGCTTCGACAGCATAACCGCTTGTGCCAAGTTCCTCTAGTCGTTTATACGTCCAAAGATTTAGACGATTCGGAGCGAGAACGTCTAAAGTTAGGACAGACGCTATTTTTGACCAAAGGTCGCATTACGCCAGAGCAATTCGAGCAGCGAGTCATTAAATTGCTCGGTCGGATTATTCGATACAGGAAGGGGGACGACAACCGTGACAGTCAGACACATTCTGATCGTTGA
- a CDS encoding response regulator, translated as MKVLLVEDDDLVAQMLVKTLADQHYTVDVATDGQMGWELTEAYSYDLILLDVRLPKIDGITLCRRLRSQGLRTPIFLLTAQDNITNKIMGLDAGADDYLTKPFEVEELLARMRALLRRRSAEFSPELTWGNLRLDPSTCEVTYNNCPLHLTPKEYGLLELFLRNHHRVFSRSAILDHLWSLEEIPGEETVTAHIKGLRMKLRAAGLSEDPIETVYGIGYRLRQVKEQPAPGKKPKRLSSEREQQASSETLGVWKRAKEKFSSRVAVIEQATTAMLKDNLDNELRQMAVAEAHKLAGSLGMFDLDEGSRLAREMEQLLQTGEPLSQAQRQHLSALVVAMRRELEQATGKKSFDRLSTDDRPLLSIASKDSSLAQELACEAAAWGMRGETVTDLTAARDWILRKQPDAVLLDLSSAPSENELGWLGELSARTPSIPAIVLTERNSLLDRVKVARLGGRGFLQKPVSPTQVMEAIAQVMERHRTAEARVMIVDDDPQVLATLRTLLEPWGIKLSTLENPLRFWNVLEATSPDLLVLDVQMPQIGGIELCQVVRNDPRWSALPVLFLTAHTDAETMHRVFEVGADDYVTKPIVGPELITRILNRLERSHLLRYLGETDALTGVANRRKSIQELNQLLDMAESYHQPLCFAILELDRFKPLNIQYGYEAGDRVLSRLGAMLRRAFQGEDAIARWGGVEFVVGMCGMTRSDGVRRLSDVLEAFRQEEFVAPNGTAFRATFSAGVVEYPQDGTDLQALYRSADAVLEQVKAAGGNCVRAREGRGERT; from the coding sequence ATGAAAGTTCTACTAGTTGAAGATGACGATCTGGTGGCTCAAATGCTTGTCAAAACCCTTGCAGACCAGCATTACACCGTTGATGTTGCCACCGACGGGCAAATGGGTTGGGAATTGACGGAAGCCTATTCCTACGACCTGATCTTGCTAGACGTAAGGCTTCCCAAAATCGATGGCATAACCCTTTGTCGGCGATTGCGATCCCAGGGGCTGCGAACGCCCATTTTCTTATTAACTGCCCAAGATAACATCACGAATAAAATTATGGGATTGGATGCAGGAGCTGACGATTATCTGACCAAACCCTTTGAGGTGGAGGAATTGCTGGCTCGCATGCGCGCTCTCCTGCGGCGGAGAAGTGCGGAATTCTCACCGGAACTGACGTGGGGCAACCTGCGCCTCGATCCCAGTACCTGTGAAGTGACCTACAATAATTGCCCACTCCATTTAACCCCTAAAGAATACGGTCTATTAGAACTTTTCTTGCGCAATCACCACCGAGTATTTAGCCGCAGCGCCATTCTCGACCATCTGTGGTCGTTAGAAGAAATTCCTGGAGAAGAAACCGTAACAGCCCATATCAAAGGGTTGCGGATGAAACTGAGGGCAGCAGGATTATCCGAAGATCCGATCGAGACGGTTTACGGTATTGGCTACCGCCTCAGACAAGTCAAAGAGCAACCCGCACCGGGCAAGAAGCCGAAGCGCTTGTCATCCGAGCGAGAGCAACAAGCTTCATCAGAAACCCTCGGCGTTTGGAAGCGAGCTAAAGAAAAATTTAGCAGCCGAGTTGCCGTAATCGAGCAGGCGACTACCGCGATGCTCAAGGACAATTTAGACAATGAATTGCGGCAGATGGCAGTTGCAGAAGCTCACAAGCTGGCAGGTTCGCTGGGCATGTTCGATCTCGACGAAGGCTCCCGCCTAGCGAGAGAAATGGAACAACTGCTTCAGACAGGAGAACCCCTAAGCCAAGCGCAAAGACAGCATTTATCAGCATTAGTTGTGGCTATGCGCCGGGAACTAGAACAGGCGACTGGGAAAAAGTCTTTCGATCGCTTATCGACTGACGATCGCCCCTTACTATCGATCGCCAGCAAAGATAGCTCGCTAGCTCAGGAATTGGCATGCGAGGCGGCAGCTTGGGGCATGCGGGGAGAAACAGTAACCGACCTGACGGCAGCTAGAGACTGGATCTTGAGAAAGCAACCCGATGCAGTGCTGCTCGATCTCTCCTCGGCTCCTAGCGAGAATGAGTTGGGATGGCTAGGAGAACTGAGTGCCCGCACCCCCTCCATCCCCGCGATCGTTCTCACCGAGCGCAACAGTTTGCTCGATCGCGTCAAGGTAGCGCGTCTGGGCGGACGGGGGTTTTTACAAAAGCCCGTATCCCCAACTCAGGTGATGGAAGCGATCGCGCAAGTAATGGAGAGACATCGCACCGCCGAAGCGCGGGTAATGATTGTAGACGACGATCCTCAAGTGTTGGCGACTCTGCGAACTTTACTAGAGCCTTGGGGCATCAAGCTTTCTACCCTCGAAAATCCCTTGCGGTTTTGGAATGTCCTGGAAGCGACTTCGCCGGATTTGCTAGTTTTAGACGTACAAATGCCCCAGATCGGCGGGATCGAACTGTGTCAGGTCGTGCGCAACGACCCGCGTTGGTCGGCGCTACCCGTGCTGTTTCTCACTGCCCATACCGATGCCGAAACGATGCATCGAGTGTTTGAAGTGGGTGCCGACGATTACGTGACTAAACCGATCGTCGGTCCAGAATTGATTACCCGCATTCTCAATCGCCTAGAGCGATCGCACTTGCTGCGCTATCTCGGCGAAACTGATGCGCTGACAGGAGTTGCCAATCGCCGCAAGTCCATTCAGGAGCTGAACCAGCTTCTAGACATGGCTGAGTCCTACCATCAGCCCCTCTGCTTCGCTATCCTAGAGCTGGATCGCTTTAAGCCGCTCAATATCCAGTATGGCTATGAAGCTGGCGATCGCGTTTTGTCTCGACTGGGAGCGATGCTGCGGCGAGCTTTTCAAGGCGAAGACGCGATCGCTCGCTGGGGAGGGGTAGAATTTGTCGTAGGAATGTGCGGAATGACCCGCAGCGATGGCGTGCGGCGACTGTCCGATGTCTTGGAGGCTTTTCGCCAAGAAGAGTTTGTGGCTCCTAATGGGACTGCGTTTCGGGCAACCTTCAGTGCGGGAGTGGTTGAGTATCCCCAGGATGGGACTGACTTGCAAGCGCTCTATCGGTCAGCCGACGCCGTACTGGAGCAGGTAAAAGCAGCGGGAGGCAACTGCGTCCGAGCAAGAGAAGGGAGAGGAGAAAGAACTTGA
- a CDS encoding heme o synthase produces MTIGTNVVRRNENFVGIIKSYYQLTKPRIIPLLLITTAAAMWMASGGRVDPLKLLVTLVGGTLAAASAQTLNCIYDRDIDYDMLRTRARPIPSGRVQPRHALIFAIILAILSFSLLTAFVNLLSAILAMSGIGFYMLVYTHLLKRHTTQNIVIGGAAGAIPPLVGWAAVTGDLNWAAWVLFTIIFLWTPPHFWALALTIEDDYAQANVPMLPVVEGEEATGRQIWIYTLLVVPCTLLLVYPLGAAGVLYACIAVVLGSIFIRKAWQLKQAPFDKDVARSLFKYSILYLMLLCTGMVVDSLPMSDRVATVVAENLNSLLSLIPSL; encoded by the coding sequence ATGACAATTGGGACGAATGTTGTCCGACGCAACGAAAATTTTGTAGGAATCATTAAAAGCTACTACCAATTAACCAAACCTCGGATTATTCCCTTGTTGCTAATTACTACAGCAGCAGCAATGTGGATGGCATCTGGCGGCAGAGTAGACCCCTTGAAACTTTTAGTAACTCTAGTCGGAGGAACTTTAGCAGCCGCTTCTGCTCAAACGCTCAACTGTATTTACGATCGCGATATCGACTATGACATGTTGCGGACGAGGGCGCGTCCCATTCCTTCCGGTCGAGTACAGCCTCGCCATGCCCTCATCTTTGCCATTATCCTAGCGATTCTCTCCTTCAGTTTGCTAACCGCATTCGTTAACCTTCTCAGCGCGATCTTGGCAATGTCTGGTATTGGATTTTATATGCTCGTCTATACCCATTTACTCAAGCGCCATACAACTCAAAACATTGTCATTGGCGGGGCGGCAGGGGCAATTCCCCCATTAGTGGGTTGGGCGGCCGTGACGGGCGATTTAAACTGGGCGGCTTGGGTCTTATTTACAATTATTTTTCTGTGGACTCCGCCCCATTTCTGGGCACTGGCGCTGACGATCGAAGACGACTACGCCCAGGCGAACGTGCCGATGTTGCCCGTTGTAGAAGGCGAAGAAGCAACGGGTCGTCAAATTTGGATTTACACGCTGTTAGTCGTGCCTTGTACCTTGTTGCTCGTTTATCCATTAGGAGCAGCGGGAGTGCTGTATGCTTGCATAGCGGTCGTTTTGGGAAGCATTTTTATCCGCAAGGCATGGCAGCTCAAGCAAGCACCTTTTGATAAAGATGTCGCGCGATCGCTGTTTAAATATTCGATCCTTTACCTGATGTTATTGTGTACGGGTATGGTCGTCGATAGCTTGCCGATGAGCGATCGCGTAGCGACCGTCGTGGCAGAGAATTTGAATTCGCTCTTGAGCCTGATTCCGAGCCTATAA